From the genome of Flavobacterium sediminis:
ATTCTATGCTTTTATGCAAGACTTTAAAAAATTTATTGAAGAAAACCATTAAACCTTAAACCGTTCATGAATGAACGGTTTTTTTATTACATCATAAATTTTTTTACAATTCGGACAACTAAAAGATGATCTTTACATTCTGACGTATAAAGGAGAAGAAATTTTTAGGGGTACAAAACAACAACTCGCAGAAACCATTAATGAATACCTGAAAAAGGGGAAAGATTTAGAGAAGTATTTGGATGAGGTTGTAGAAAATTTAAAAAAAGAACAAAACCAAGTAAAGTGCCAAGTGTACATGCTAAACCAAAAGGATTTATAAATAGAATTTCTAAAAAAGCGGATATTGAAACAAAAATATCACTAGAACTAAAAAATGAAACTGCTAAAATTTTAGCTAAAAGTGGGTTTGATATTGAACAAAATCCCATAATTAAAGATTCGACAAGAGAACCTGACTACCTTATTTAGGACAGAGTTTTCGATTGTTATGCTTCCTTTAATAAAAATAAACCTGTAAGAGGTATTTGATCAGAAGTTCAAGATAAAGTTTTAAAAGATCAATCCAAAAGAGTTGTAATAAACCTTAAAAATTGGGAGGGAGATGTTTCAAAATTGCAACAGCAGTTCATGGACTGGGCTATTGAAGGTTTAGAAGAAGTAATGTACATTACAAAAGAAGGAAAAATAGATTATATAATATTAAAACAATAAAAGTATGTCATTAACGTATAAATTAAAATTTAAAAGAAAACTAGAAGAAAAAATAGAATTAATAGAAAAAAAAGATATTAAATATTTTTTAATTTCAGAATTATATTTATCAACTGATGGTTATTTTAATAGTAACTTTGAAGGTAAAGAGTTAGAATACGAATTTGGCAAGTCATTGAAACCCCAAACTAAAAATTGGTTTTTTTTTATAGCTTTTTAAATAGTGCGTTTTCAACAGATACTGGCATTGCTATATTTGCCAGAATACGGGAAAAAGCGAAAAACATTAAACCGTTTTTAGATGAAATTTTAGAGTTTTTGAGTACTTTATTAAAATAAAATCGCTGATTTCAAACATAGCTTAATAAGTCACAAACAAAAAAGATTATCGGGATAAATATTCTGGTAATTAAATTATTAAAAAAAACTGTAATTGTAAAAATATAATTTCATCTTAATCAAATCACCTTCCTCAACTTTTCTATTTTAGCATCAACTGATCCTATTTCAAATAAACGCATGATTTTAAATAAAAACGAAGCAATTTTTCCCGGTTTTACTACCAGATCTGCAACCTTTGTTATGGAATAATCTCTCTTTTCAATGCATTCCTCCGATTGGTTTGCATTTAACGGAGCCAATTCAACAGCGAATTTCCAAGCTCCTTCCCTAGCCTCCTGCATACTAAAGTCTATTAAAAAAGTATCGATATGTTTGGTTTTCTTCAAAATCCATTTCAATACCGGCCACACATCAGATAAGGCCTTTTCAACATTTCCGACTAAACCTGACAAAATCTCGTTAATGGTATTAAAGTCATCATGCAGGTCATTGATAGCATCCTTTGGAGCCACTTCAGCCGCAGCTATTCCCAAATCGAGGTTAATATGAGCATTCATTCCTAACAACAAATGCTGTAAAACAATACCCCAGTAATCCTCAGCATATTCAAAAGCAACTTCCCAACAAGACGATGCTTGTATTCCATTCCTGTACTCATAATAAGCCTTGATATACCGATTAGCAAAAATAATATCTAAGCGCTCCATTCTGGGACCGTTTTGAAACATTCCGTTAGCAATACCTTCTTTTACTTTTTCTGTAACCTTACAATACAAAACGGCAAAATAGCCTAACGGTGAACTCTGTTGGACAGATTCATCTATTATGGTATTTAAAATAGCAATAACTTCATCAATAGATTGAGCTTGTGGCATCATTGACATAACAAAAGTTTAAACTAATGTAATAAGAAAATTTTTAAAAACGAATAATACTATAAATAAATTTTTACAAATTAAAATATATTGGGTAGATTATTTTCTTTTTAATTAGATTTTTTTCTTTATAATATTTGTATATTAGATTTTTTTCTTGTATTTTTGTATTCTAATATTATCAAATATAAGACATGGACAAGTTTACTCAAAAAAGGATCAATCTTTTGCATCCAATGGTACGCGATGAAATAACAACCATCATTAACGAATGCAATCGTTCTTTAACCGGAAAAGCAAAAATACGCATTACGCAAGGCCTGCGATCCGTTGAAGAGCAAAACAAATTATATGCACAAGGAAGAACTAAAGCCGGTAAAAAAGTAACCCATGCTAAAGGCGGACAATCCATTCATAATTACGGATTTGCCGTTGATATTTGCCTAATCATTAACGGTAAAACAGCTTCTTGGGACACTGCTAAAGACTGGGATAACGATCAGGTTTCCGATTGGTATGAATGTGTAAAGATCTTTGCTAAATATGGTTGGGAATGGGGCGGAAACTGGAAGAATTTTAAGGATTTACCTCATTTTGAAAAACGAGGTTACAACAATTGGAAAACATTATCAAAAAAGGAAAAAGACCAGAACGGTTATATCATAATTTAATAATAAAAAATCAGAAAATGAAAACACTAAAAAAATGGATCGGACTTACAGTGATTATCTTATTTACTTCTTGTCAGTCCTTGCAAACTGCTGTTTATGACCAATATTCCTATCAAAAAACAACAGCACTTAAAATTGAAGCAGAAAGCCTAATGTCAAAAGCTTCTTCATCGTATGAAACCCATAAAAAGGAAGTCGAACTGTTTCTCATGGAAGTCGCTAAGCTTAAAGAATATGAAAAAAACAAACCTAAAAACGAAATAACGTATGAAATGTGGAACATTCTAACGGATGAAGAAAAAAATCTTCTAACGGCTTATTTTAGGAAATGGGAAAAGGAACGATCACTCTCCCCTTTTTTCATAAAAGAAGCTTCAGAACAAATCATTGAAGCTTTTGACCTGTTGATTGAATACGAGATTAAAAAAGACAAAACATCTCAACGCAACCTATTAAACGTTATATCACAAAATTAAAACCCTATGGAAAAGAACAATAGTATTGAAGAGTTAAAAAAAGCTTTGGTAGAAACTTTAGGAGAAGAATACAAGCATTTAAAACCCGAGATCCAAAAAGATATCGATGATTTCATACAAAAATCCGAAGCAAAATTGATTCGCTGGACAACCTATGTTGCTGATGCCGTTTTGACTGCATCTGAATTAAAATGGTTGCTTAAAAGCCAACAATCCATTTTAACGTTAAAGGCTTTACAGGCTGCCGGTCTCTCAAGAATACGATTGAACAACATTAAAAAACGTATTTTGGAAACCACTTTAACGGTACTAATTTCTACAACTTTAAAATAAATACTATGGCAAAAAAAATCAGAATTCTCAGTTTAGATGGCGGCGGCATCCGGGGTATCATAACCTGTGTTATTTTGCGTTATATTGAAGAACAATTACAAAAAATAGATAATCCGAATGCAAAAATCGGTGATTATTTTGATTTGATTGCCGGAACCAGCACAGGAGGTCTATTAACCGCCATTTTATTATTTCCTGACAACACCAATAACGCTAAGTTTTCCGTTGAAGAAGCTTTGGATCTTTATGCCAAAAAAGGAAACTCTATTTTTAATGTTTCTTTCTGGGAAGGAATCATCAATCCTTTTGGCCTATTTAATGAAAAGATCTCTCAGAAAAACCTGGAAAAACAACTGGAAGATGTTTTTAAATATTTAGAATTAAAAGACCTGACCAAGCCTTGTTTGATTACGTCTTACGACATCAATCAGCGAAAAGCTAAATTATTTTGCAGTCATGAAGCACATTCTTCTTTGGAAAATTTCTTTGTGAAAGATGTTTGTAGAGCAACCAGCGCCGCTCCCACCTACTTTGAACCGGCAAAAATAAAATCTTTATACGGACAAGAGTTTGTACTGATCGACGGAGGTGTTTTTGCTAATAATCCGGCGTTAAGCGCTTATGCAGAAGCCCGAAAAATCCCTTTTTCAGAAGTGCTACACGACAGTTTAAAACCGGACTATCCGGATATTAATGACATTATATTGGTTTCTATAGGAACCGGAGAAGTTTTCAAATCCTATACATTTGAAAAATTTGAAAATGCCGGAAAAATAAAATGGATTTCGCCTTTGATCGATATATTACTATCATCCAATGCAGAGACCGTAAATTATTTATTAACCAAAATATATGGCACGTTGGGCCCTCGAAATCGAAAAAATTACTATCGGTTAATGCCACAACTTAAAAACGCCTCTTCAGATATGGATGACACCTCACAAAAAAACATCTTTGAACTGATACAGGCCGGATTATATTACGTGGATCAAAACAGAAACACTCTGGATGAAATTGCTAAAAAATTGGTGAAGAATAAATAAGGAAAGGCTGCATTTATGCAGCCTTTCCTTATTTCAAAAATATTAATCCGTCTTTATTACTTCTTTCAATTCATCTTCCTCTGTAATGCCACCGGCAAAATTAATTGCCGTCTGAATCAATGCCAAATGAGAATAGGCTTGCGGGAAATTCCCCAATAAACGTTTGGTTTTAAAGTCAATATCTTCACTGAACAAACCTAGATGATTGCTGTAAGACAACAACTGACCAAAGTACTGAATCGCCTTCTTCTTCTCTCCTATCTTAAACAAACTGTCAATAAACCAGAAACTGCAGATCGTAAAGGAAGAACTAGGCAACCCGAAATCGTCTTTATTTTTATAACGATACATTAAGCCGTCCTCACACAAATCTTTTTCAATAGCTTTAACTGTGTTGATATAACGAGAATCATCTGCTCTTACAAAACCATAATTCTGCATCAAAAGTGTTGAAGCATCTAAATCAGAAGAACCATACGATTGCGTGTAAGCCTTTATCTCATCGTTCCAGGCATTGTGATAAATATCGTCATAAATATCGGCTCTTAATTGCTTCCATTCTTCTAAAGGAGCTGTTTTATGGATCAATTCTGCAATCTTAATAGCCCGGTCTACTGCTACCCAACACAAAAGCTTTGAAAAAGTAAAATGTCGGTCTTCTGTTCGTAATTCCCAAATGCCTTTATCGGCTTTCATCCAATTCTCTTCAACGACATAAACAATGCCGGTTACAACCGTCCAAAGTTCTTCACTGTTCTCTAAAGTAGTTTCAAAACGGAAGAATTGCTGATAGATCACTTCCATTAAAATTCCGAAAATATCGTTTTGTTTTTGAACATAAGCAGCATTCCCTACCCTAACCGGTTTGGAATTTTCATATCCGGCGAGATGATCTAAGAAATATTCTTCCAACTTTTGTTCACCGTTTATTCCATACATGATTTGCATCTTGTTCCCTTTTTCCGGAATAATATCAATCAGGAAATTTAAAAAATGCTGGGCAGATGAAGCATGCCCTAATTCTATCAGAACACTTAATACCATAGAAGCATCCCGTATCCAGCAAAAACGATAATCCCAATTTCGCACCTCCCTATCGTCTCCGGAAGAGAAGTTGTCACAGCCGCCAATACAGCACCTGATTTTTGATACGTTAAGACTTTTAAAACCAGTGCACTTCTTAAAATTTCTTTATTGTAATATTTATAGGAAGTCGTCCGTTCAGACCAGTCTAACCAATACGCATACGTCCTTTGATAATGTAAAATACAACGATTAATATGTTGAGGTAAGATCTTTTCATAATAACTCAACAAGAAAAAGGATTCTTCTGTGAGTGTTATTTCTTCCTGGCTTAAAACAGCCTCATAATCCACATTAGAATATAAATACACGGAATCGTAGGTTCCTTTCACCGTATGGCTTTTAATATAACCATCTTTAACTCGACTTATCGTTTCTTCTTTAGCATAAACCACTTTTGGGTCATAATTGACTTTAAACTTTGGCTTGCCTTTTAACGGAACCAGATAACGAATGATCACGACCGGCGCATGAAGTTTCCCTACATTATCATAATAACGCGGCATAAAATCCCGGACTTCAAATGCGGCATCCGGACTTTCAAATCTGGTAACCAAAATATTGGTCTTGGCTAAATATTCTTGTGAAATGGTATACGTTTCATCAACAATAAAAGAAAAACTTCCCCCTTTTTCATTATCTAACATTTTAGCAAATACAGATGGCGAATCAAATTTAGGCAGGCAACACCAGTCTATCGAACCCTCTTTAGAAATTAATGCTGCACTCATACAATTCCCTATGATTCCATAATCTAAGTTTTTCATTTATTCGGTAAATTTTACGGCTGTTTTAAAAAATATTTGTAAATTAAGAAATTAAATTTTCATCTTAAAATATTTTTTAATGAAAAACAAAACCATTATTGTCTCAAACAGATTACCACTAAATGTTTCACTACCCGAAAATGAAGAAGAAAATGAAATAAAAATTTTACCGAGCGTTGGCGGCCTGGCAACAGGGATGAAGTCAATCCATCAAAACTCAGACAGTTTATGGATCGGTTGGTCAGGGATAGCAACAGACGATATCGATGAAAGTACCCGTAACAAAATAAACAAAGCCATCCAACAACAGAAATGCATCTCCGTAGACCTGACACAAGATGAAGTAGAGGATTTTTATTTTGGTTTTAGCAACGATCTTTTATGGCCATTATTTCATTATTTCACAGAATATACCCATTACAAAGATGAACACTGGGAAGCGTATAAAAAAGTCAACCGAAAGTTCGCTGAAAAAGTTTTGGAGTACTTAGAAGACGGCGATCAGGTTTGGGTTCACGACTATCAATTATTACTTTTACCTCAACTCATTAAAGAAGCAAAACCGAATGTTTCCATTGGTTTCTTTTTGCATATTCCTTTCCCTTCTTATGAAATTTTCAGGGTTCTGCCAAAACGGGAAGAGCTTTTAAAGGGAATGTTGGGCTCTGACCTCATCGGTTTTCACAATTACGATTACGAAAGGCACTTTATCAGTTCCGTTAGTCGTATTCTGCGTTATGATGTTAATTTCAACACGATTCAGGTAGGTCGGAGAAAAGTAAAAATCGATTCTTTTCCTATGGGAATTGATTATCAAAAATTTAAAGAAGCGGCTATTGACAATACAAACAAATCTCAAGAAGAAAAAAGTCAGTTAAAAGTCAGATTAGAACAGCATCTTCAGGTTTCTAATGATGCTAAACTGATCTTGTCCATCGATCGTTTGGACTATACCAAAGGAATTGCCCAACGCTTAAAAGCATTTGAATATTTTTTAACCAAATATCCGCAATTTCAGGAAAAAGCCCGACTGGTAATGCTTGCCGTTCCGTCACGGGAAAACGTTCCACAATACCAACGGTTAAAACGAGAAATAGACGAATTGGTCGGACGTATCAACGGTAAATTTTCAACTGTTAGTTGGACTCCGGTCTGGTATTTTTACCGTTCCCTCCCTTTTGAACAATTGATAGACCTGTACACTTCGTGTGAAATAGCGCTTTTAACCCCAATACGCGACGGCATGAACTTAGTTGCCAAAGAATATATTGCTTCCCGAACGGACAGGACCGGAACCCTTATTTTAAGCGAAATGGCAGGAGCTGCTCAGGAAATGAGTGAAGCACTGATCATAAACCCAAATGATTCCAATCAAATTGCCGAGGCTTTAAAAGTAGCATTCGAAATGCCCGAAGAAGAACAGATCATGCGGAATAAGTTCATTCAAAAAAGAATCAAACGTTATGACGTGGAAAAATGGGCTACGGAATTCATGAAATCTTTAGAAGCAACTAAAGACTTACAAAAAGAAAAGAAAACCAAATGGCTCAATGAGCCGGAAATGAAAGATGTTCTCACACAATACCGGACTGCTCAATCTAAAATTTTCTTTTTAGATTACGACGGAACCTTAGTCAATTTTCATCCGGATCCGCATTTAGCTTTACCAGACGCTAAACTGTATACTATTTTAGATCAGCTTATAACTAACAATAATGATCTGGTCATTATCAGTGGAAGAGATAAAGATTTTCTGGAACAACAATTCGGACATTTGCCGGTTACTTTAATTGCTGAGCACGGTGTTTGGACTAAGAAAAAAGGAAAAGACTGGATCATTAATCAGTCTTTGAACAACAACTGGATGGATTCTATCCGACCGATTATGGAGAACTTTGTAGACCGCACACCGGGTTCTTTTCTGGAGGAAAAGAATTATTCTTTGGTTTGGCATTATCGTAAAACGGATCCTGTATTAGGCGAAATAAGAGCCAACGAACTCTCAACGGTACTAACCGGATTTTTATCGAATCACAACATTGCTGTTTTAAAGGGTAATAAAGCCTTAGAAGTAAAAAACGGCACTGTCAATAAAGGTGCGGCTGCTAACCGGTTGTTAAACAAAACCTACGATTTCGTTTTTGCAATAGGCGATGACCGAACCGATGAATTTATGTTCCGGTTATTACCTAAAGAAGCTGTGTCTGTAAAAGTAGGCAATGAAGACACAAGTGCCCGCTATTTTATTGATGACACTGACAAAGTGAGACAAATATTACTTTCTTTTACCGAAAACACAGAAGAAACAACTGAAAAATAACTCCTCCTTTAAAACAAATATCAAAAATCTGCGTTCTGTAAAGAACGCTTTTTTTATACCTTTACGCCATGAAATTCAACTATCCGAAAAGCGAGAAATTAAAGAGTCAGACAACTATCGGTTTACTATTCAGTGAAGGTAAATCAGTAGCAAAATACCCGTTGCGAATAGTATACGTTGAAGACCCTGAATCGGATATAAAGATCCGAATGGGAGTCTCTGTTTCTAAAAAATATTTCAAAAAAGCAGTTGATCGCAATCATTATAAACGATTACTTCGTGAAGCTTATCGTTTGAATAAGCATATTTTAAACGAAAATTTAGAAAAAAAATATGCTATGATGTTCTTCTATCAAACCAAAGAAAAATTAAATTTTCACGAAATTCAGGAAAAAACCGTTATTCTTTTTAAGAAGTTAATTGAAACAGAGGCCGATTCTTAATGCTTTTGGTTCGTTTTTTATTCAATAATAACTACATTCGTAGTATTAAATCTTTTTTATATGAAAATTAATTTGCCTAAAAAAGTTGTAATTCCTGCCTTGGCTTCTGCTTTTTTATGGGTTGCCGTAAGTTTTAAAAACGATTTTTTTGAGATTGCCAAACAGATAGAGATCTTCACTAATACCTTTAAAACCGTTAACCAGAATTATGTTGATGAAACCAATCCGGGTGAATTAATGGACGTAGCTTTAAAGAGTATGCTAAAAGAATTAGATCCTTACACCGTTTTTTTCAGCGAACAGGATGTTTTAAAGTTCAAAATAAACAGCACCGGTGAATATACAGGGATAGGCGCTATGGTTCAACGCAAAGAAGGACGCGTTTTTCTAAAAGAAATTTTCAAGGGATTTCCCGCCGATAAAGCAGGGTTAAAAGCAGGAGACGAGATCGTACAGATCGGAGATGTCAGACTAGCTGATTATAAAGACGATGCTTCTCAGCTTTTACGCGGTTCTAAAAACACTACTATTGCGTTACAATTTTTGAGACAAGGACAAACAAAAAATACAACTATTGTTTTAGATGAGGTTGAGCTTAAAGCTGTGCCTTATTCTACCTTACTGAATGACAAAACTACAGGCTATATTGTTCTTTCAAAATTCACGGAGACCGCAAGCAAAGAAACGAAAGCAGCTTTATTAGAACTTAAAGGGCAAGGAGCAACTAAAATTATATTAGACCTCAGAGGAAATCCCGGCGGATTATTGCACGAGGCTGTAAACATCTGTAATCTTTTTGTACCCAAAGGAGAGGTCATCGTAACTACAAAATCTAAGAATGCAAAGCATAACAACACTTATGCTACCCGAAACGAACCTTTGGATCTCGAAATTCCATTAGCTATTATCGTAAACGGTAAAAGTGCCTCAGCATCGGAAATCGTATCCGGCGCTTTACAAGATTTAGACAGAGCCGTAATCATAGGAAGCAGAAGTTTTGGAAAAGGATTGGTACAAAGACCTTTAAACTTACCTTACGGAACACAGGTAAAAGTGACTATTTCCCGTTATTATACACCTTCAGGGCGCTGTATTCAAGCTTTAGATTATTCCAACGGTAAAGCCATTAAAAAAACTCAGGAAGAGTTTAATGCGTTTAAAACGAAAGCCGGAAGAACTGTGTATGACGGTGGAGGAATTTCACCTGATATAGCCGTTGCTGAAACCAAGACAAGTTCTATAACAGACGCCTTAACCGGAAATGATGCTATTTTTGACTTTGTTACCCAATTGTATTACAAAAACCCTGATGCATCAAAATATCCAACGGTAAGCGATGCTGATTTTAATGTCTTTAAAAGCTTTATAAAACAAGATCGCTACAAGTTAGACACAGAAACGGAAATAGCTCTGGAAAATGTATTAGAAAAAGCTAAAAAAGAACAGATTGAAAGCAGTATCACTGCTCAATACGAACAACTGAAACAAGCTCTTAAAAAAAGCGAGGAAACCGAAGTTGAAAAATATAAAAATGAGATCAAACGTTTACTTCAGGAAGAACTGATTATTCGTTATGCTTATAAAGAAGGTCTTTATACGTATTTTACTCAAAACGCCGGTGAAATACAAAAAGCACAGGAAATTCTTAATTCAGTAACAGAATACAACAAAATACTAAAAAAATAATGACATGAAATGGATCTATAGCTTTCTGCTTCTCTCTCTTTCCGCCTTGGCACTGGCGCAAGAAGAAGAAGTTCATTCTATTTATTTTGAATTTGATAAATACAATTTAAAAGAAGAACAAGCCGAAGCTGTCGTAAACTTTGTTAAAAGTTTAGATACCGCTAAAGTTGAGACCATTGAAATATTCGGATATTGTGACGACAGAGGTAAAGATGAATACAACTATAAACTTTCCACCAATAGAGCTAATACAGTAAAAGACAAATTAATTGAGAAAGGCGTCAAAAGTAAAATCATCATCACGATTGAAGGTAAAGGACGTATCTTGATTGATGAAGATCTACAAGAAAATGTACCTGAGATCCGTTCTAAAAACAGAAGAGTAGACGTTGTTGTCAATTACAAACCCGTTGTTGTTGAAGAATTAAAGATCCCGGGGTTTACAACACTGTCCCGAAAGATCCGGTTGTAGGAGACCGCATTTACTTAGATAAACTTCTGTTTGAACGGGGTAGTAGTGTTCTGAACTACAAAGCTAAAAAAGAACTGGAGCGTGTAGCTAAATTACTTTTAAGACATAAAAACATAAAATTTGAAGTACAGGGTCATGTTTGCTGTACTCCATCTTATCATAAGGAAGCTATTGACCGCGGTACTAAAAAAAGAGAACTTTCTACTAACAGAGCTAAAGCTGTTTACAAATATCTGTTGTTAAAAAAAATAGCTAAGACCCGGATGACTTATAAAGGCTATGGCAACACTCAACCACTGGGAAAAGGTGCTCAGTTTGACAGAAGGGTAGAGCTTGTAATCACTAAAATCTAAGCTTTTATTTCCTTCACTAATCGGCTTAAAGTTTCTCTCGACAAACCTAAATAATGAGCAATCATTGTTTTAGAAACACGTTGAAACAACTGTGGATACTGGCTTAATAACAATTCATATTTTTCTTTGGCAGAGTTCTTTAACATGGATAAAACTCTCTTTTGCAAAGCTACATAACCGCTAAAAGCTTTTTGTGCGTGAAACTGATACATTTTAGGTACTTCTTCACACATTTTCTTTTTATGTTCAAGCGATAATTCCAGCACTATGCAGGTTTCTAAGGCTTGTACACATATTTCTCCGCTTTCTTGTTTAGAAAATGCCGGATAATCAGATACCCACCAATTCTCCATTGCAAATTGAATAATATGTTCTTTACCTGAATCATCAAACATAAAGGCTTTAAGTAGTCCTTCAACGACCAAAAACTCAGAAGTTACAATTTGCCCGCCTTTGATGAGGTACTCTTTCCTGCTTACTTTCCTTGGTACAAAATACCCTGAGATCATCTCAAATTCATCATCTGTGAGCCTTACTATTTCTTCTATATGTTGGCGCAAAAAAGAAGCATATTCCATTTCGTAAAAATACAAAAAGGAATATGCTTTCAGAAACTAATTAACCTATTAATTATTTCTTTAAAAGCTCTTTTATAGCTTCTCCCACATCTTTAGCAGATTGTGGGTTCTGACCGGTTACTACTCTTTGATCTACAGTTACATGAACCTGCCAAGGTTCTGATTTTTCAAAGATACCACCGTGTTCTGTCAATTTATCTTCTAAAAGAAAAGGAACTACATCTGTTAATTTAACAATACTTTCTTCTTCATTGGTAAAACCATTTATCTTTTTACCTTCAACTAAATAATTGCCATTGCTCAATTTAACATTGACTAAACCTGCCGGTCCGTGACACACCGCTGCTACAACTCCATTATTCTCATAAACCTCAGCTGTGATCTTTGCAATGTCTTCATTTAAAGGCAAATCCCACATAGCTCCATGTCCGCCGGCAAAAAAGATAGCTTTATATTCAGAAGGTTTCACCTCTGAGGGTTTTAAACTATTAGAAATTTTATTGTGATAATACGAGTCTTCCCAAAACTTTTTATTAATAGAGTCTTCAAGATCAAAACCGTCAACCGGAGGGTTTCCACCTTTAGGGCTAACAAAATCTATTTCATAACCGACCTCTGTTAATACTTCCCATGGATGGGAAACTTCCCCTAAATAATATCCGGTCTTTTCTCCGGTATCTCCTTTTGTGTCATGACTTGTTACCACAAACAATATTTTCTCTTTCATTTTTTCTTCTTTTTTAATTTCTACGGATTCTTTTTTTGACTCTTCTTTACATCCCGAAAAGCTTATCATTAAGCATAATACACTGATGCCTACTCCTAATTTATTGCTCATTTTCATTGATTTTATAATTATTTAAAACTTTCTCTAAATGGTTTTGATATAATTTCACATAATTTTCAATTCGTTCTACGGTTCCGTTTTTCTCCAGATCATGAAAATGAAAACTGTCAAGTCTTTGCATTCCTGTAAAAGCATTCATTTTATGAAATCCGAACATGACTCCTTCATCTACCGTTTTTTGTTCAAAAAATTCTCCGGGTAATGTAAATGCTGTTTCCGGTGCATTCCAGCTAGTCGTTAAAAGATAGTTCCTGCCGTGTAAAGAACCTCCGGTTCCATAATTAACTTCCGGATTTTCATTTTTTCTTCCGTCACTGTAATAAATGCCTTTTCGATGACCTGCAGTAAACACAAGATCTATATATTCTTTCAGCTTATAAGGGAGTCCGAACCACCAAACAGGAGTGTGGTAAATAACCACATCTGCCCATACAAATTTTTCAACTTCATCCTGCAGATGATATGGCTCATTAATGTCTGTTACTTTTAATTCAAATCCTTTTTCTTGCGTAAAGAATGCTTTATCAGCATCCGTTATTGTTTTATTGAATTTGCCTCCGGAATGGGCAAAATGTTGTCCGCCGTTGATTACAAATATTTTCTTCATTACTGTTCTTTTTGCAAAGTTCTGATATCTACTTCAAAAACACCTGTGACCTAGGTCACAATTTATATGTAAAGAAAAAGGCTGAATTAATTCAGCCTTTTTTCATTCTAATATGTGGAATATCGTCTTCCAGATACATCTCGCTTATTTTTACAAAACCATG
Proteins encoded in this window:
- a CDS encoding bifunctional alpha,alpha-trehalose-phosphate synthase (UDP-forming)/trehalose-phosphatase, yielding MKNKTIIVSNRLPLNVSLPENEEENEIKILPSVGGLATGMKSIHQNSDSLWIGWSGIATDDIDESTRNKINKAIQQQKCISVDLTQDEVEDFYFGFSNDLLWPLFHYFTEYTHYKDEHWEAYKKVNRKFAEKVLEYLEDGDQVWVHDYQLLLLPQLIKEAKPNVSIGFFLHIPFPSYEIFRVLPKREELLKGMLGSDLIGFHNYDYERHFISSVSRILRYDVNFNTIQVGRRKVKIDSFPMGIDYQKFKEAAIDNTNKSQEEKSQLKVRLEQHLQVSNDAKLILSIDRLDYTKGIAQRLKAFEYFLTKYPQFQEKARLVMLAVPSRENVPQYQRLKREIDELVGRINGKFSTVSWTPVWYFYRSLPFEQLIDLYTSCEIALLTPIRDGMNLVAKEYIASRTDRTGTLILSEMAGAAQEMSEALIINPNDSNQIAEALKVAFEMPEEEQIMRNKFIQKRIKRYDVEKWATEFMKSLEATKDLQKEKKTKWLNEPEMKDVLTQYRTAQSKIFFLDYDGTLVNFHPDPHLALPDAKLYTILDQLITNNNDLVIISGRDKDFLEQQFGHLPVTLIAEHGVWTKKKGKDWIINQSLNNNWMDSIRPIMENFVDRTPGSFLEEKNYSLVWHYRKTDPVLGEIRANELSTVLTGFLSNHNIAVLKGNKALEVKNGTVNKGAAANRLLNKTYDFVFAIGDDRTDEFMFRLLPKEAVSVKVGNEDTSARYFIDDTDKVRQILLSFTENTEETTEK
- the rnpA gene encoding ribonuclease P protein component, with translation MKFNYPKSEKLKSQTTIGLLFSEGKSVAKYPLRIVYVEDPESDIKIRMGVSVSKKYFKKAVDRNHYKRLLREAYRLNKHILNENLEKKYAMMFFYQTKEKLNFHEIQEKTVILFKKLIETEADS
- a CDS encoding S41 family peptidase, which encodes MKINLPKKVVIPALASAFLWVAVSFKNDFFEIAKQIEIFTNTFKTVNQNYVDETNPGELMDVALKSMLKELDPYTVFFSEQDVLKFKINSTGEYTGIGAMVQRKEGRVFLKEIFKGFPADKAGLKAGDEIVQIGDVRLADYKDDASQLLRGSKNTTIALQFLRQGQTKNTTIVLDEVELKAVPYSTLLNDKTTGYIVLSKFTETASKETKAALLELKGQGATKIILDLRGNPGGLLHEAVNICNLFVPKGEVIVTTKSKNAKHNNTYATRNEPLDLEIPLAIIVNGKSASASEIVSGALQDLDRAVIIGSRSFGKGLVQRPLNLPYGTQVKVTISRYYTPSGRCIQALDYSNGKAIKKTQEEFNAFKTKAGRTVYDGGGISPDIAVAETKTSSITDALTGNDAIFDFVTQLYYKNPDASKYPTVSDADFNVFKSFIKQDRYKLDTETEIALENVLEKAKKEQIESSITAQYEQLKQALKKSEETEVEKYKNEIKRLLQEELIIRYAYKEGLYTYFTQNAGEIQKAQEILNSVTEYNKILKK
- a CDS encoding OmpA family protein gives rise to the protein MKWIYSFLLLSLSALALAQEEEVHSIYFEFDKYNLKEEQAEAVVNFVKSLDTAKVETIEIFGYCDDRGKDEYNYKLSTNRANTVKDKLIEKGVKSKIIITIEGKGRILIDEDLQENVPEIRSKNRRVDVVVNYKPVVVEELKIPGFTTLSRKIRL
- a CDS encoding OmpA family protein: MERVAKLLLRHKNIKFEVQGHVCCTPSYHKEAIDRGTKKRELSTNRAKAVYKYLLLKKIAKTRMTYKGYGNTQPLGKGAQFDRRVELVITKI
- a CDS encoding Crp/Fnr family transcriptional regulator, encoding MYFYEMEYASFLRQHIEEIVRLTDDEFEMISGYFVPRKVSRKEYLIKGGQIVTSEFLVVEGLLKAFMFDDSGKEHIIQFAMENWWVSDYPAFSKQESGEICVQALETCIVLELSLEHKKKMCEEVPKMYQFHAQKAFSGYVALQKRVLSMLKNSAKEKYELLLSQYPQLFQRVSKTMIAHYLGLSRETLSRLVKEIKA